The nucleotide window TTTACCACATTCGGTGCGACCCGCAGAACCGCGATTCTGTGAAATCCTCTCGCCCCGGCCCGGGTACTCCCACTCATAATGAACGGCGGAGGGAACGCGATGAAGGCACTTGTTCTGAACGGCGGGTTCGGGTTGGACCACCTCGCGCTCGAAGAACGGCCGGAGCCGGTGCCGGGGGCGGGCGAGGTGCTGGTGCGGGTCCGGGCCGCGTCGCTCAACTTCCGCGACCTGATGCTCGTGAAAGGCCAGTACAACCCGAAGCTCGCGATGCCGCGGGTGATGGGCTCCGACGCCGCGGGCGAGGTGGTCGCCGCGGGCGCGGGTGTCACGCGGTTCAAACCGGGCGACCGGGTCGCGAACACCTTCATGCCGCTGTGGGAAGAGGGGGCGATCACCGGCGCCGCGGCCGGAGCCACATACGGTAGCGAGCGGGACGGGGTGTTCGCCGAACTCGTCGCCGTTCACGAGCGCGCGCTCGTGGCGGTCCCGCCGCACCTCAGTTACGAAGAGGCGGCGACGCTCCCCTGCGCCGCGGTGACCGCCTGGAACGCGCTGACGGCCGCCGGCACCGGCCCCGGCACCACCGTGCTGCTCCAGGGTACCGGGGGCGTGTCGATCTTCGCCCTCCA belongs to Gemmata obscuriglobus and includes:
- a CDS encoding zinc-dependent alcohol dehydrogenase family protein translates to MKALVLNGGFGLDHLALEERPEPVPGAGEVLVRVRAASLNFRDLMLVKGQYNPKLAMPRVMGSDAAGEVVAAGAGVTRFKPGDRVANTFMPLWEEGAITGAAAGATYGSERDGVFAELVAVHERALVAVPPHLSYEEAATLPCAAVTAWNALTAAGTGPGTTVLLQGTGGVSIFALQLATALGARALITSSSDDKLARAARLGAAAGVNYRTDPDWDKWARQQTGGAGADVVIEVGGAGTLDRSIRAVKTGGHVAVIGVLTGGGTVNPVPVLMKAVRLQGVFVGSRAMFEEMNRVITERQIRPVVDRTFPFADAVAALRHMEGGSHFGKVVLSMTAPGHG